In a genomic window of Thalassotalea piscium:
- the flgE gene encoding flagellar hook protein FlgE — protein MSFNIALSGLNAAQKDLDVSSNNIANVNTVGFKESRAEFVDVYASSLLSSGKTKVGDGVLTADVAQQFSQGSIQFTQNSLDLAITGNGFFAVVPELGSLETTYTRAGQFKLNDSNFVVNSNGEHLLGFPVNADGTSASVSLSTTEPIRIPTASGAPQKTAEVDIRMNLPAGDSYLTSAPTNFDPSDPLTFNYSTSVNIFDSLGDSHIMTYYFVKDDPATNPNEWFVFTSVDGTPVDIVDNTNTPTGILGGDVIGPLSPAGVSGAKLRFNSSGDFVSQVPTPANGGIKTAALGAGILANGADPTQDVKIDFNLDPLQPNPNEPTQFASNFEVTALEQDGLAVGRLTGIDIGIDGLLRATYSNGTSSPLSRIALVNFANEQGLKQIGNTSWKSSINSGEALAGEAGSGTFGSINSSALEQSNVNLTTELIDLISAQRNFQANSRALEVNNTLNQTILQIR, from the coding sequence ATGTCATTTAATATAGCATTAAGCGGATTAAACGCAGCACAAAAAGATTTAGATGTTTCATCAAATAATATCGCGAACGTTAATACTGTAGGCTTTAAAGAGTCGCGTGCCGAATTTGTTGATGTGTATGCATCGTCACTTTTATCATCAGGTAAAACCAAAGTAGGCGACGGTGTTTTAACTGCTGATGTTGCCCAACAGTTTTCACAAGGCAGTATTCAGTTTACGCAAAACTCACTTGATTTAGCAATCACAGGTAACGGTTTCTTTGCTGTTGTACCTGAATTAGGCAGTTTAGAAACAACTTATACCCGAGCAGGCCAGTTTAAATTAAACGATAGTAATTTTGTGGTTAACTCTAATGGCGAACACTTACTTGGTTTTCCTGTAAACGCAGACGGAACTTCTGCCTCAGTAAGCTTAAGTACTACAGAACCCATTAGAATACCTACTGCCTCAGGTGCGCCACAAAAAACGGCAGAAGTTGATATTCGTATGAACTTGCCTGCAGGTGACTCATATCTTACTTCTGCACCAACAAATTTCGATCCAAGTGATCCGTTAACCTTTAACTATTCTACTTCGGTCAATATCTTTGATTCACTGGGTGATAGTCATATTATGACGTATTACTTTGTTAAAGATGACCCCGCAACAAATCCTAACGAATGGTTTGTTTTCACGAGTGTAGATGGCACGCCAGTAGATATTGTTGATAATACTAATACACCGACAGGTATCCTTGGTGGTGATGTTATTGGACCATTATCTCCTGCTGGTGTAAGTGGTGCTAAACTAAGGTTCAATAGCTCAGGTGATTTTGTTAGTCAAGTACCAACCCCCGCAAATGGCGGAATTAAAACAGCTGCATTAGGCGCAGGTATTTTGGCAAATGGTGCAGATCCAACTCAAGATGTAAAAATAGATTTTAATTTAGATCCTTTACAGCCAAACCCTAATGAACCAACACAATTTGCTTCTAATTTTGAAGTAACGGCGTTAGAGCAAGATGGTTTAGCGGTAGGTCGTTTAACCGGTATCGATATTGGTATCGATGGCTTATTACGTGCAACCTACAGTAATGGCACATCTTCACCATTATCGCGCATCGCGTTAGTTAACTTTGCTAATGAGCAGGGGTTAAAGCAAATAGGTAATACCTCGTGGAAATCAAGTATTAATTCTGGTGAAGCATTAGCAGGTGAAGCAGGATCGGGTACTTTTGGTTCAATTAACTCATCTGCGTTAGAGCAGTCAAACGTAAACTTAACTACCGAATTAATTGACCTTATTTCAGCGCAGCGTAATTTCCAAGCAAATTCGCGAGCACTTGAAGTAAATAACACCCTTAACCAAACAATTTTACAAATTCGTTAA
- a CDS encoding flagellar hook assembly protein FlgD → MSSVSGSNPLDGLHWQKEPIKEAEQNRGMLTQADFFALMTKELAHQDPTKPVDNNEMISQMTAFSTTDGVQALNDQFTKFADSMTSSQALQASSLVGRSVLVDDNVFGMNSGDNVRGKLVTDEPASNVNIYVENVAGEIIQTVPVGSVPAGESTFTWDGMASDGQPAAAGAYRFRIGGLVDGQASELTAMTYRKVDSVTLAGAGGKILLNLNGGTSMALSDVVEVSEG, encoded by the coding sequence ATGAGTTCTGTATCAGGTAGTAATCCACTAGACGGTTTGCATTGGCAGAAAGAGCCGATAAAAGAAGCTGAGCAAAATCGAGGCATGTTAACGCAAGCTGACTTCTTTGCGTTAATGACCAAAGAGCTAGCGCACCAAGACCCAACCAAACCGGTTGATAATAATGAAATGATCTCGCAGATGACGGCATTCTCAACTACAGACGGTGTGCAGGCGCTTAATGATCAGTTCACCAAGTTTGCCGACTCAATGACATCAAGTCAGGCGTTACAAGCATCTTCATTAGTGGGACGTAGCGTCTTGGTTGATGATAATGTTTTTGGCATGAATTCAGGTGATAACGTTAGAGGAAAGTTAGTGACTGATGAGCCTGCAAGTAACGTTAATATTTATGTTGAAAACGTTGCGGGTGAAATTATACAAACGGTACCAGTTGGTAGCGTACCAGCCGGTGAGTCAACCTTTACTTGGGATGGTATGGCGTCAGACGGTCAACCGGCAGCTGCAGGTGCATACCGCTTTAGAATTGGTGGCTTAGTAGATGGCCAAGCATCAGAGCTTACCGCAATGACTTATCGCAAAGTTGATAGCGTAACGTTAGCAGGTGCGGGTGGAAAAATTTTATTAAACCTTAATGGTGGCACATCAATGGCATTATCAGATGTGGTAGAGGTTTCAGAAGGCTAG
- a CDS encoding flagellar basal body P-ring protein FlgI — translation MKLFNSILIGTCLLLTSQLANGQRIKDLADVAGVRANQLIGYGLVVGLPGTGEQSPFTEQSFKTMLSNFGITMPANLKPKIKNVAAVAVHAELPAFSKPGQTIDITVSSMGSAQSLRGGTLLQTILMGLDGNAYAVAQGSVVVSGLGAGGLDGSSVVINTPTVGRIANGAIVEREVQSPFSSGDYITFNLKNSDFTTAKRLSDAINDFIAGSARAIDATSVRVNAPRDAADRVSFLSTLENLEFEPDTPSAKIIVNSRTGTIVIGSEVRLLPAAITHGGITVTINETESINQPDAFSDGVTATTTQSIVDVRKDDSRMFVFDPGVTLDTLVKAINDVGAGPGDVMAILEALEQAGALRGDLVII, via the coding sequence ATGAAATTATTTAATAGTATACTTATTGGTACATGCTTATTGCTAACGAGTCAATTAGCTAATGGGCAACGTATTAAAGATCTTGCCGATGTAGCAGGTGTGAGAGCGAACCAACTAATTGGTTACGGACTTGTTGTTGGTCTACCAGGTACCGGCGAGCAAAGCCCATTTACAGAGCAAAGCTTTAAAACTATGTTAAGTAACTTCGGTATTACAATGCCTGCAAACCTAAAGCCGAAAATTAAAAATGTGGCAGCAGTCGCTGTTCATGCCGAGCTTCCTGCATTTAGTAAGCCAGGGCAAACCATAGATATTACTGTTTCTTCAATGGGTAGTGCACAAAGTTTACGCGGTGGCACGTTACTTCAAACCATATTAATGGGGCTTGATGGAAATGCTTATGCAGTTGCACAAGGTAGCGTAGTTGTAAGTGGCTTAGGTGCTGGCGGCTTAGATGGCTCTAGTGTTGTGATAAATACACCTACGGTTGGACGTATTGCCAATGGCGCAATAGTCGAGCGAGAAGTACAATCACCATTTTCGAGTGGTGATTACATAACTTTTAATTTAAAAAATTCAGACTTTACTACGGCAAAACGTTTGTCAGATGCAATCAATGATTTTATCGCAGGCTCAGCTCGTGCGATAGATGCAACGTCAGTTCGAGTTAATGCACCTAGAGACGCAGCTGACCGAGTAAGCTTTTTATCCACACTTGAAAATTTAGAGTTTGAACCTGATACCCCATCAGCGAAAATAATAGTTAACTCGCGTACAGGCACCATTGTTATAGGTTCTGAAGTACGTTTATTACCTGCAGCGATTACCCATGGTGGCATTACCGTTACTATTAATGAAACTGAGTCTATTAATCAACCCGACGCATTTTCTGATGGCGTAACCGCAACTACCACGCAATCAATCGTTGATGTTAGAAAAGACGATTCACGTATGTTTGTATTCGATCCTGGGGTTACCTTAGATACGTTAGTGAAGGCTATTAACGATGTTGGCGCAGGTCCAGGTGATGTTATGGCAATACTTGAAGCATTAGAGCAGGCGGGTGCATTACGAGGAGATCTAGTCATTATTTAA
- the flgJ gene encoding flagellar assembly peptidoglycan hydrolase FlgJ: MSTRIADAQNFLDVNGLNDIRRQSNASDKTSKEEALNSAAKQFEAIFMQMLLKSMRSAQDVLESDSPFNSESTKFYRDMHDQQMALEMSNNGSLGLSELIVRQLGGDSENFTPSSVLRFDTSPAELAKMKANLLEQAKERQSTDNRFNETYTLTQRIPAITSQTFAEPKDFVTALIEPAKQVQERLKVPFEVVIAQAALETGWGKKIIKTGDGESSNNLFNIKADKRWQGDKTHKETLEFENGAMVKKREPFRVYQSIQDSVNDYINFLSSGDRYQAALKQVGNVEQFLQGLQGAGYATDPEYANKILGTLRTVTSLINK; encoded by the coding sequence ATGAGCACACGTATAGCAGATGCACAAAACTTCTTAGATGTTAATGGCTTAAATGATATTCGTCGACAATCTAATGCGAGTGACAAAACGAGCAAAGAAGAAGCACTAAATTCAGCGGCAAAACAATTTGAAGCTATCTTTATGCAAATGCTGCTCAAAAGTATGCGAAGTGCGCAGGATGTTCTTGAATCGGACAGCCCGTTTAACTCAGAGTCAACTAAATTTTATCGTGATATGCATGATCAACAAATGGCGTTAGAGATGTCTAATAATGGTTCGTTAGGCTTGTCTGAGTTAATTGTTCGTCAGTTAGGAGGCGATAGTGAAAACTTTACCCCGAGCAGCGTATTACGATTTGACACTAGCCCAGCTGAATTAGCGAAAATGAAAGCTAACTTATTGGAACAAGCAAAAGAGCGTCAAAGTACTGACAATCGTTTCAACGAAACTTATACCTTAACGCAACGAATACCAGCAATAACGTCCCAAACCTTTGCTGAGCCTAAAGACTTTGTAACAGCACTTATTGAACCCGCTAAACAAGTGCAAGAACGATTAAAGGTACCTTTCGAAGTTGTTATTGCACAAGCTGCATTAGAAACTGGTTGGGGCAAGAAAATCATTAAAACAGGTGATGGTGAAAGCTCAAATAACCTGTTTAATATAAAAGCCGATAAGCGCTGGCAAGGCGATAAAACTCATAAAGAAACCTTAGAGTTTGAAAATGGCGCAATGGTAAAAAAACGTGAACCCTTTCGCGTTTATCAGTCTATCCAAGATAGTGTTAACGACTATATTAACTTCCTTTCATCGGGCGACCGATATCAAGCTGCATTAAAGCAAGTAGGTAATGTGGAACAGTTTTTGCAAGGTTTACAGGGTGCTGGTTATGCAACCGATCCTGAATATGCCAATAAAATACTTGGGACACTTCGTACCGTAACCAGCCTAATTAATAAATAA
- the flgG gene encoding flagellar basal-body rod protein FlgG, whose product MNPALWISKTGLDAQTKDIAVISNNLANASTIGFKKSRAVFEDLLYQNINQPGGRSAQDTALPSGLMLGTGTKVVATQKIHSQGDVLTTDNALDLSIQGDGFFEILMPDGTSAYSRNGQFTRDAEGNMVTSGAGYMLQPQITIPEDAQQVTISQDGEVSVSLAGQPEPAVVGQINTINFVNPTGLQPVGQNLYVESAVSGAPQEGIPGLEGFGMLQQGMLETSNVNTTEELVNLIESQRVYEMNSKVISAVDQMLSYINQQL is encoded by the coding sequence ATGAACCCAGCATTATGGATCAGTAAAACAGGCTTAGATGCGCAAACCAAAGATATTGCGGTAATTTCTAACAATCTAGCCAATGCTAGTACGATAGGCTTTAAAAAAAGTAGGGCTGTTTTTGAAGATTTACTTTATCAAAATATTAACCAACCGGGTGGCCGAAGTGCACAAGATACTGCACTACCGTCAGGACTAATGTTAGGTACAGGTACAAAAGTGGTAGCTACACAAAAAATCCATTCACAAGGTGATGTATTAACCACTGATAACGCATTAGATTTATCAATCCAAGGGGACGGTTTCTTTGAGATTTTGATGCCAGATGGTACTTCAGCGTATTCTAGAAATGGTCAATTTACTCGTGACGCAGAAGGTAACATGGTTACTTCAGGTGCAGGCTATATGCTGCAACCACAAATAACCATTCCTGAAGATGCTCAGCAAGTCACTATTTCACAAGATGGTGAGGTCTCAGTTAGTTTAGCGGGGCAGCCTGAACCGGCAGTTGTAGGTCAAATTAATACCATCAACTTCGTTAACCCAACAGGTTTACAGCCGGTCGGTCAGAATTTGTATGTAGAGTCAGCGGTAAGTGGCGCACCACAAGAAGGGATACCTGGTTTAGAAGGTTTTGGCATGCTGCAACAAGGCATGTTGGAAACTTCTAATGTAAATACAACAGAAGAGTTGGTAAACCTAATTGAAAGTCAACGGGTGTATGAAATGAACTCTAAGGTTATTTCAGCGGTTGACCAAATGCTTAGTTATATCAATCAGCAACTTTAA
- the flgH gene encoding flagellar basal body L-ring protein FlgH, with protein MKYTILVIIVWMTLTGCASTEQAQILPNDPDFAPILPEMEEESIIPTGSLFKPNYVNNIYSDSKAHRVGDIISVILNESTQAKKNAKTELKKDNSANLDPIIGLGGAAINFKDDAIQFGLNQSSNFKGDSKADQGNSLSGNISVHVLRVLPNGNLMIRGEKWMTLNSGDEYIRLTGIIRAQDISSNNTIVSNKVANARIQYSGTGSFAEVNEQGWLSKFFNSSWWPL; from the coding sequence ATGAAATATACAATATTAGTAATAATCGTATGGATGACGTTAACGGGGTGTGCAAGTACAGAACAGGCACAAATACTACCGAATGATCCTGATTTTGCGCCAATTTTACCTGAAATGGAAGAAGAGTCGATTATACCTACAGGATCTTTATTTAAACCTAACTATGTTAATAATATTTATTCTGACTCTAAAGCCCATCGAGTTGGCGATATTATTTCAGTTATTTTGAATGAAAGTACGCAAGCGAAGAAAAATGCTAAAACAGAATTGAAAAAAGATAATTCAGCGAATTTAGACCCTATCATTGGTTTAGGCGGTGCCGCGATTAATTTTAAAGATGATGCTATTCAGTTTGGTCTAAATCAAAGCTCGAATTTTAAAGGTGATTCTAAAGCCGATCAAGGCAATAGCTTAAGCGGTAATATTTCAGTGCATGTTTTAAGGGTGCTTCCAAACGGTAACCTGATGATCCGCGGCGAAAAATGGATGACCCTAAATAGCGGTGATGAATACATTCGCTTAACGGGCATTATTAGAGCACAAGATATTAGCTCGAATAACACCATAGTGTCTAATAAAGTAGCTAATGCACGTATTCAATATTCTGGTACTGGTAGCTTTGCTGAGGTTAATGAGCAAGGTTGGTTATCAAAATTTTTCAACAGCTCTTGGTGGCCACTTTAA
- a CDS encoding flagellar basal body rod protein FlgF, with translation MDKLLYIAMSGAKQNMHALSVNANNLANAKTTGFKQDMAQARAMQAFGEGLPSRVFSMTERASQNFDSGALLTTGRDLDIAVEGNGWIAVQAAGPSPNTGNQNAQQLGQVGNDDEAYTRFGQLKLSPEGMLETSNGHPVIGENGPITIPLPVNNITISRDGTITVRPEGAPATVQEEVGRIKLVNPDNRLMAKGNDGLFRLKSGAIAEADINVGVVSGALESSNVNPIGEVTDMIALQRQFEMQLKLMKTAEENDSAAGSLLRAF, from the coding sequence ATGGATAAGTTGCTTTATATCGCTATGAGTGGTGCTAAACAAAATATGCATGCCTTATCGGTGAATGCCAATAATTTAGCAAACGCTAAAACTACTGGCTTTAAGCAGGACATGGCACAGGCTCGAGCAATGCAAGCATTTGGTGAAGGGTTACCTTCGCGAGTGTTTTCAATGACTGAGCGCGCCAGCCAAAACTTTGACAGTGGTGCACTTTTAACAACAGGCAGAGATTTAGACATAGCAGTAGAAGGTAATGGCTGGATTGCGGTTCAAGCTGCAGGTCCATCACCCAATACTGGAAATCAAAATGCTCAGCAGTTAGGGCAAGTAGGTAATGATGACGAAGCTTATACACGATTTGGGCAATTAAAATTATCACCAGAAGGTATGTTAGAAACCAGTAATGGTCATCCAGTTATTGGTGAGAACGGGCCAATAACCATTCCGTTACCTGTTAATAATATCACTATTTCACGCGACGGAACTATTACAGTCCGCCCCGAAGGCGCGCCAGCTACAGTTCAAGAAGAAGTTGGCCGTATTAAGTTAGTGAATCCTGATAATCGTTTAATGGCTAAAGGAAATGACGGTTTATTTAGGCTTAAAAGCGGAGCAATAGCTGAAGCTGACATTAACGTAGGTGTGGTGAGTGGTGCACTAGAATCGAGTAACGTAAACCCTATTGGTGAGGTGACTGACATGATCGCTTTACAGCGTCAGTTTGAAATGCAATTAAAACTTATGAAAACCGCCGAAGAAAATGACTCAGCTGCTGGGTCATTGTTGCGAGCTTTCTAA